The proteins below are encoded in one region of Polynucleobacter sp. AP-Nino-20-G2:
- the pcaF gene encoding 3-oxoadipyl-CoA thiolase produces the protein MKNNSNAYICDAIRTPFGRYGGSLSTLRADDLAALPIQALMMRNIVDWSMLDDVIFGCANQAGEDNRNVARMASLLARLPVEVPGSTINRLCGSSLDAIGIAANAIKGGGNHLMIAGGVESMSRAPFVMGKADSAYSRSAKIEDTTIGWRFINPLMKAQYGVDSMPETAENVAEDFRISRADQDLFAFTSQQRTAKAQAAGIFDDEIIPVNIPQKKGDPVVFSKDEHPRLTTLETLASLKSIVKQGGTVTAGNASGVNDGACALLLASELGVKQHSLTPKARVVAVAAAGVAPRIMGFGPSPAVKKVLEKAGLKLSQMDVVELNEAFASQALAVTRDLGLPDNAAHVNPNGGAISLGHPLGASGARLVTAAMYQLIRTKGRYALCTMCIGVGQGIAMIIERV, from the coding sequence ATGAAAAATAATTCAAATGCATATATTTGTGATGCCATTAGAACTCCTTTTGGTAGGTACGGTGGGTCACTATCTACTTTAAGGGCGGATGATTTGGCTGCATTACCAATTCAAGCTCTCATGATGCGTAATATTGTTGATTGGTCAATGTTAGATGACGTTATTTTTGGTTGCGCCAATCAGGCGGGTGAAGATAATCGTAACGTTGCTAGGATGGCCAGCTTGTTGGCTCGTCTACCAGTGGAAGTGCCTGGATCCACCATCAATAGACTCTGTGGCTCTAGTCTTGATGCCATTGGTATAGCTGCAAATGCAATTAAAGGTGGCGGCAACCATCTAATGATTGCGGGGGGTGTAGAGAGCATGTCTCGGGCACCTTTTGTAATGGGTAAAGCCGACTCTGCGTATTCAAGATCGGCAAAAATTGAAGATACAACTATTGGTTGGCGCTTCATTAATCCCTTAATGAAGGCTCAGTATGGCGTTGACTCCATGCCAGAAACAGCAGAAAACGTTGCCGAAGACTTTAGGATTTCCAGGGCTGATCAGGATCTATTTGCGTTTACTAGTCAGCAGCGTACTGCAAAGGCGCAGGCTGCAGGCATCTTTGACGATGAAATTATTCCGGTAAATATTCCGCAGAAAAAGGGCGATCCTGTTGTTTTTTCTAAGGATGAGCATCCGCGTCTCACCACCCTAGAAACTTTAGCTTCTCTAAAAAGCATTGTTAAACAAGGTGGCACAGTTACTGCCGGCAATGCTTCAGGCGTAAATGATGGCGCTTGCGCCTTGCTTCTTGCCTCAGAGCTTGGTGTAAAGCAGCATTCCCTGACTCCAAAGGCGCGTGTTGTGGCTGTGGCTGCGGCTGGCGTTGCTCCAAGAATCATGGGATTTGGTCCTTCGCCTGCAGTGAAGAAGGTTTTGGAAAAAGCAGGTTTAAAGCTTAGTCAGATGGATGTGGTTGAGCTAAATGAGGCATTTGCATCGCAGGCTTTAGCAGTTACTCGTGATCTTGGTCTTCCTGACAACGCGGCGCACGTCAATCCAAATGGGGGCGCTATTTCTCTTGGGCATCCACTAGGGGCATCTGGTGCGCGATTAGTAACTGCAGCTATGTATCAACTGATTCGCACTAAAGGTAGATACGCTCTTTGCACTATGTGTATTGGTGTTGGGCAGGGCATAGCCATGATTATTGAACGAGTTTAG
- a CDS encoding autotransporter outer membrane beta-barrel domain-containing protein — MSIKLGDSATTSLTGSALNTSTNFSIRLTTTTANPNIFFYIGTIPGGGEPSWENLSVTYLVEGPSAADTQTSLVNTASSLQNIYTLQNSVLANSFAYDCALFDKNNVCVSAGGRNTAVSAANGLNNTSGLLIAAYRPHINYRVGAYVDQNLSVNNAGSTVNLGNNTPLIGLFGAWNERLDGAGAEVKVSLAYGQKNTTINRQVVGTSEAGSGSSQLNSQGAQAVVKYGFGVAQSVIVSPYAGVRYTQNNMGGYTEGTSATVTAPLTYSALNTNATTALAGVGASYRGIPQTNLFASAGVETDTNTANGAVSATGVAGLSPVNFNANPVKTRPTAMVGATYDVAKNQRLGVTGIYRQEPYQAVSTTTVMATYTVGL, encoded by the coding sequence ATGTCTATTAAGTTGGGGGATAGTGCAACCACCTCATTGACTGGAAGCGCTTTAAATACTTCTACAAACTTTAGTATTCGTCTTACTACCACTACGGCAAACCCAAACATTTTCTTTTATATTGGCACCATCCCCGGTGGTGGAGAACCAAGCTGGGAGAATTTATCGGTGACTTACCTTGTTGAGGGTCCCTCTGCTGCGGACACCCAAACTTCCCTTGTCAACACTGCATCATCTTTGCAAAATATCTACACACTGCAGAACTCAGTTCTAGCTAACAGCTTTGCCTACGATTGCGCCTTATTTGATAAGAATAATGTTTGCGTATCTGCTGGTGGTCGAAATACGGCAGTCTCAGCGGCTAACGGCTTGAATAACACCAGCGGTCTTCTCATTGCTGCTTATCGCCCACACATTAATTATCGTGTAGGCGCGTATGTAGACCAGAACCTCTCAGTCAATAATGCAGGCTCTACCGTAAACCTCGGAAATAACACGCCACTCATTGGCCTGTTTGGTGCTTGGAATGAACGTTTAGATGGTGCTGGCGCTGAGGTAAAGGTCTCCTTGGCCTATGGTCAAAAGAACACTACGATTAACCGCCAAGTGGTTGGGACATCCGAAGCTGGTTCAGGCTCATCCCAGTTAAATAGCCAAGGCGCTCAAGCGGTAGTTAAGTATGGATTTGGGGTTGCACAGAGCGTGATTGTTTCTCCATATGCCGGTGTTCGCTATACCCAAAACAATATGGGTGGCTATACAGAAGGTACTTCTGCAACAGTCACAGCGCCGTTGACTTACTCAGCACTCAATACCAATGCCACTACTGCTTTAGCAGGCGTAGGGGCTAGCTATAGAGGTATCCCTCAAACCAATCTTTTTGCCAGTGCTGGGGTAGAGACTGATACCAATACCGCTAATGGTGCTGTATCTGCAACTGGTGTTGCTGGGTTAAGCCCGGTGAACTTTAACGCTAACCCCGTTAAGACTCGCCCAACAGCAATGGTTGGGGCTACTTACGATGTGGCAAAGAATCAACGCTTAGGTGTGACCGGCATTTATCGTCAAGAGCCGTATCAGGCTGTTTCTACAACTACTGTGATGGCTACGTACACAGTTGGTCTGTAA
- a CDS encoding nitroreductase family protein → MNTFDAIHERRAVKYFDPSHEFTKQETEQLLDLAMQAPSSFNIQHWRLVNVTDKALRAKLREAAHDQAQVTDGSLLFVVTVDIKAWDKDPARYWVNAPKEAQDILVPWIHPFYAGKEQLQRDEAMRSAGIMLQTMMLAAKAMGYDSCPMVGFDFDKVAELIHLPKDYAIAAMLVVGKGIKPAWPKPGFIPKSEMLIENHF, encoded by the coding sequence ATGAATACATTTGATGCAATCCACGAACGTAGGGCCGTTAAGTATTTTGACCCAAGCCATGAATTTACTAAGCAAGAGACAGAGCAGTTGCTTGACCTTGCTATGCAGGCGCCATCCTCATTCAATATCCAACACTGGCGTTTGGTGAATGTTACAGACAAGGCTTTAAGGGCAAAATTACGAGAAGCTGCTCATGATCAGGCTCAAGTTACTGATGGATCTCTATTATTTGTAGTAACTGTGGATATCAAGGCTTGGGACAAGGATCCTGCCCGATATTGGGTAAATGCACCCAAAGAAGCTCAAGATATCTTAGTTCCTTGGATTCATCCTTTTTATGCTGGAAAAGAGCAATTACAAAGAGATGAAGCAATGCGTTCGGCTGGCATCATGCTACAAACGATGATGCTCGCAGCCAAAGCAATGGGTTATGACTCATGCCCAATGGTTGGCTTTGATTTTGATAAGGTTGCTGAATTAATTCATTTACCTAAAGACTATGCCATTGCTGCAATGTTAGTCGTTGGTAAGGGTATTAAACCAGCATGGCCTAAACCTGGATTTATTCCTAAGTCAGAAATGTTGATTGAAAACCATTTTTAA
- a CDS encoding 3-oxoacid CoA-transferase subunit A — translation MIDKTSASIHEAIKQIKDGSTVMIGGFGTAGQPAQLIDALIEHGAKELTVVNNNAGNGDVGLAALLKAGQVKKIICSFPRQSDSYEFDKLYYAKKIELELVPQGNLAARIQAAGAGLGAIYTPTGFGTLLAEGKESKVINGKGYVLEYPIYADFALIKAFKGDRWGNLTYRMSARNFGPIMATAAKCTIAQVNEVVPLGDLDPEHVVTPGIFVKHVVAVKGK, via the coding sequence ATGATTGATAAAACATCGGCTTCAATACATGAAGCTATAAAACAAATCAAAGATGGCTCAACCGTCATGATTGGTGGCTTTGGGACGGCTGGTCAGCCTGCGCAGTTAATTGATGCTTTGATTGAGCATGGAGCCAAAGAGCTAACAGTAGTAAACAACAACGCTGGAAATGGTGATGTCGGTTTGGCCGCCTTGCTCAAAGCAGGCCAGGTGAAAAAAATTATCTGCTCCTTTCCAAGGCAATCTGACTCTTATGAGTTTGATAAGTTGTACTACGCCAAAAAAATTGAACTCGAATTAGTCCCGCAAGGTAACTTAGCGGCTCGCATTCAGGCGGCAGGGGCTGGTCTTGGTGCTATCTATACCCCAACAGGATTTGGCACCCTCTTGGCTGAAGGCAAAGAAAGCAAAGTTATTAATGGCAAAGGCTATGTGCTTGAGTATCCGATTTATGCCGACTTTGCACTCATTAAAGCATTTAAGGGTGATCGCTGGGGCAATCTTACTTATCGAATGAGCGCTAGAAATTTTGGCCCCATTATGGCGACCGCAGCTAAATGCACCATCGCTCAGGTAAATGAAGTGGTGCCTCTGGGAGATCTAGATCCCGAGCATGTTGTTACACCGGGTATTTTTGTAAAGCACGTTGTTGCTGTGAAGGGGAAATAA
- a CDS encoding aromatic acid/H+ symport family MFS transporter — MSQIDVHKLIDEARFNKFHWGLLFWCGLIIIFDGYDLVIYGVVLPKLMAEWQLSPMQAGTLGSYALFGMMFGAMFFGPLSDKIGRKKTIAMCVTLFSFFTFINGFAENLTQFGICRFIAGLGIGGVMPNVVALMTEYSPKKIRSLLVTIMFSGYSVGGMLSAGVGIYLIPTYGWPSVFFVAIIPLLLLPIILYYLPESPGFLIKSNRNSDAGKILKKIAPERGTLLSNEYIYPLGKASSSVPLVSLFKDGRVLSTLMFWTSFFMCLLMVYALGSWLPKLMNKAGYEMGSSLMFLMVLNIGAIFGAVGGGWLADKFHPRKVLTIFFICAAASISLLGVKSPFIVLNLLVAIAGATTIGSQILLYAYVAQYYPLKIRSTGIGWASGIGRVGAILGPVLGGTLLSLGLPLEFNFYAFAIPGAIACIAISLAGKSGHDGK; from the coding sequence ATGAGTCAAATTGATGTTCATAAGTTAATAGACGAAGCGAGGTTTAATAAATTTCACTGGGGTCTTTTATTTTGGTGCGGTCTAATCATCATTTTTGATGGTTACGATCTCGTCATCTATGGAGTTGTTTTGCCTAAATTAATGGCCGAATGGCAGTTATCACCCATGCAGGCAGGGACTTTGGGTAGTTATGCATTATTTGGCATGATGTTTGGAGCTATGTTCTTTGGGCCGTTATCAGACAAGATAGGGAGAAAAAAGACTATTGCAATGTGCGTTACATTGTTTAGCTTCTTTACCTTTATTAATGGTTTTGCAGAAAACCTTACGCAGTTTGGTATCTGTCGATTTATTGCTGGATTAGGCATTGGTGGCGTAATGCCTAACGTGGTTGCTTTGATGACTGAATATTCACCTAAAAAAATTCGTAGCCTGCTGGTAACGATTATGTTTAGCGGTTACTCAGTTGGCGGTATGTTATCGGCTGGCGTAGGAATCTATTTAATTCCGACCTATGGCTGGCCCTCAGTTTTTTTCGTTGCCATTATTCCACTGCTGCTGCTACCAATCATTCTTTACTATCTGCCTGAGTCACCTGGATTTTTGATTAAATCAAATCGGAACTCTGATGCTGGAAAAATATTAAAAAAAATCGCCCCAGAGCGCGGCACATTGCTTTCTAATGAATATATCTATCCATTAGGTAAAGCCTCTAGCTCTGTACCTTTGGTTTCGCTCTTTAAAGATGGTCGCGTATTAAGTACTTTAATGTTCTGGACTTCATTCTTTATGTGCCTATTAATGGTTTATGCGTTGGGATCTTGGCTTCCAAAGCTAATGAACAAAGCTGGGTATGAGATGGGTTCAAGCCTAATGTTCTTGATGGTGCTAAACATTGGCGCTATCTTTGGAGCGGTTGGAGGTGGTTGGCTTGCCGATAAGTTCCATCCACGCAAGGTACTTACCATTTTCTTTATTTGCGCTGCCGCTTCAATTAGTCTCTTAGGTGTTAAGAGTCCATTCATTGTTTTAAATCTATTGGTAGCTATTGCAGGCGCAACCACAATTGGCTCTCAAATCTTGCTCTATGCCTATGTTGCGCAATACTACCCATTAAAAATTCGTTCCACTGGTATTGGTTGGGCCTCTGGCATTGGTCGTGTGGGCGCTATTTTAGGTCCAGTGCTAGGCGGTACTTTGTTAAGCTTGGGTTTGCCATTGGAATTTAACTTCTATGCATTCGCAATTCCAGGCGCAATTGCATGTATTGCAATCTCATTAGCAGGGAAAAGTGGGCATGATGGGAAATAA
- a CDS encoding tripartite tricarboxylate transporter substrate binding protein — MMGNKRKPSWIGKGIGIAAIFLYFSMANAQEWPTKPIKWIVPFPPGGAMDVIARALADSSSKSLGQTIFVENKPGAGGNIGAELVARSEADGYTMMITSIGMATNKFLYPKLSYDPIKDFAPVSLIAIVPNVLVTNATQPNVKTVADVIANAKAQPGRITYASAGNGTSIHLAGEVFTSLAKIDMQHIPYKGSGPAVTDLLGGQVNYMFDSITSAKPHILSGKLRPIGLTTIKRSKALPGIPTIAESGLPGYDVTPWFAVFVPANTPKPIIKKLNVALVASMNTLAIKDKFESIGAEPIGSSPEELGVYLNKEIERWGKVISVNQIKAD; from the coding sequence ATGATGGGAAATAAACGGAAGCCATCCTGGATAGGAAAGGGCATTGGAATTGCTGCAATATTCCTGTACTTCAGTATGGCTAATGCACAGGAATGGCCCACTAAGCCAATTAAATGGATTGTTCCTTTTCCGCCCGGCGGGGCAATGGATGTGATTGCACGCGCACTTGCAGATAGCTCCTCCAAATCTTTGGGTCAGACAATCTTTGTCGAAAATAAGCCCGGTGCAGGCGGGAATATTGGAGCGGAATTAGTAGCTCGTTCTGAAGCTGATGGTTACACAATGATGATTACTTCAATTGGCATGGCTACCAATAAGTTTTTATATCCAAAATTAAGCTATGACCCGATAAAGGATTTTGCGCCCGTTAGTCTCATTGCTATTGTGCCTAATGTATTGGTTACTAATGCTACCCAGCCTAACGTAAAAACAGTTGCGGATGTGATAGCAAATGCAAAGGCGCAGCCTGGAAGGATTACCTATGCGTCAGCAGGTAACGGCACTTCTATTCATTTGGCTGGAGAGGTATTTACGTCGTTAGCGAAAATAGATATGCAACATATTCCTTATAAGGGTAGCGGCCCAGCAGTGACTGACTTACTTGGCGGTCAAGTGAATTACATGTTTGACAGCATCACTTCTGCAAAGCCTCATATTCTTTCTGGAAAGCTAAGGCCAATCGGTTTAACGACAATCAAGCGCTCTAAGGCCTTGCCAGGCATACCAACCATTGCTGAGTCTGGGTTACCAGGATATGATGTCACGCCTTGGTTTGCAGTTTTTGTGCCAGCGAATACTCCAAAGCCTATTATTAAGAAGTTGAATGTAGCCTTGGTAGCCAGTATGAATACTCTTGCCATTAAGGATAAGTTTGAAAGTATTGGTGCTGAACCTATAGGATCATCGCCAGAAGAGCTGGGGGTTTATCTAAATAAAGAAATTGAACGCTGGGGAAAGGTTATTTCAGTAAATCAAATTAAGGCTGATTAA
- a CDS encoding benzoate/H(+) symporter BenE family transporter — protein MKRAFFKDISPSSITAGFLVVLISYAGPMLIFFQAASLAQVSNEVLSSWVWAVSFGGGISGIYLSWKYKMPIITAWSAPGAALLIALFPHMSVNEAISSYITAAMIILLIGITGTFDKLIKHIPKGIAAGMMAGILFQFGINIFKSVSTMPALALSMIGIYLIFKRLIPKFAILVVLFSGIGLAYLIGDVNPDNFRLALAHPTFITPVWTWESTFSFAIPLVLVSLTGQYLPGMAILKLSNYHVPAKPIITFTSFMSLVTAFFGGITTTTAAITATLCTGKEANEDPNKRYVAGIFSGVFFLIGGSLAGSIVLIFTSLPKELIALLAGLALLGAIVTSLMSTLEEPDHREAAAITFLATASGMTFLGLGSAFWGIVIGSIAYVVFDKDLLKLKSKEKND, from the coding sequence ATGAAGCGCGCCTTTTTCAAAGATATTTCACCCTCTTCAATTACGGCTGGATTTCTAGTTGTATTGATTTCCTATGCTGGGCCGATGCTGATATTTTTTCAGGCCGCATCTCTAGCTCAGGTATCTAATGAAGTTCTATCTTCTTGGGTATGGGCGGTATCGTTTGGTGGTGGCATTTCCGGGATTTATCTCAGTTGGAAATACAAGATGCCGATCATTACTGCTTGGTCCGCTCCTGGCGCTGCGCTCTTAATCGCCTTATTTCCGCATATGTCGGTCAATGAGGCAATTTCTTCTTATATCACTGCCGCAATGATCATTCTATTAATTGGCATTACGGGTACCTTTGACAAGCTAATAAAGCATATACCCAAGGGAATAGCGGCCGGAATGATGGCGGGCATTCTATTTCAGTTTGGTATCAATATATTTAAATCTGTATCAACCATGCCTGCCTTGGCTTTATCGATGATTGGAATTTATCTGATATTCAAAAGGTTGATACCAAAATTCGCGATCTTAGTTGTTTTATTTTCAGGAATCGGGCTGGCATATCTCATTGGTGATGTTAATCCAGATAATTTCAGGCTAGCTTTGGCCCATCCTACATTCATCACTCCTGTGTGGACTTGGGAATCAACATTCAGCTTTGCAATACCGTTGGTTCTAGTAAGTTTGACCGGCCAATACTTGCCGGGAATGGCAATCCTCAAGTTATCGAACTATCACGTGCCCGCTAAGCCCATTATTACTTTTACAAGTTTCATGTCCCTGGTAACCGCATTCTTTGGTGGCATTACCACTACGACTGCAGCAATTACGGCAACCCTATGTACAGGCAAAGAAGCTAACGAAGATCCAAACAAGCGATATGTTGCAGGCATTTTCAGCGGCGTTTTCTTTTTAATTGGCGGTTCCTTAGCAGGTTCAATCGTTCTCATTTTTACCAGTCTTCCAAAAGAGCTCATCGCGCTTTTGGCTGGCTTAGCTTTACTTGGCGCAATCGTCACTAGCCTCATGAGCACTTTAGAAGAACCCGATCATCGTGAGGCTGCCGCAATCACATTTTTAGCAACTGCATCTGGCATGACTTTTTTAGGTCTGGGATCAGCATTCTGGGGAATTGTGATTGGATCTATTGCATATGTTGTTTTTGATAAAGATTTATTGAAATTAAAGAGTAAAGAAAAGAATGATTGA
- the pcaD gene encoding 3-oxoadipate enol-lactonase: protein MSIAHINGIDIFYLTDGDPHKPAIIFSNSLGTDHSMWDGQLEVLRRDFYLIRYDTRGHGLTHSPKGPYTIAQLANDVLGLLDYLSIDKAFFCGISMGGLIGQWLAVNAPERIEALVIANTAPKIGNEQAWNERAALARKEGLNTIAESAPSRWFTPEFYGSSPKAVNELLINLKNMNPEGYASCCEALATEDLKGGISEINIPALIISGDKDPVTTISDAQYMQSQIKGSQLQEVPASHISNIEAETEFNQVIKQFFANQIKHKLET from the coding sequence ATGAGTATTGCGCACATTAACGGAATTGACATCTTCTATTTGACAGATGGCGATCCTCACAAACCAGCAATTATTTTCTCTAACTCTTTAGGAACAGATCATTCTATGTGGGATGGTCAGCTTGAAGTATTAAGAAGAGATTTCTACTTAATCAGATACGACACTAGAGGTCATGGATTAACTCATTCTCCAAAGGGTCCGTACACCATTGCACAGCTAGCAAATGATGTTTTAGGTCTTCTTGATTACCTCAGTATTGATAAGGCTTTCTTCTGTGGAATTTCGATGGGCGGGCTTATTGGTCAATGGCTAGCGGTCAATGCGCCCGAAAGAATTGAGGCGTTAGTGATTGCAAATACTGCGCCAAAAATAGGTAATGAGCAGGCATGGAATGAGCGGGCGGCTTTAGCTAGAAAAGAGGGTCTCAATACTATCGCAGAATCCGCTCCTTCGAGATGGTTTACACCAGAGTTTTATGGTTCAAGCCCTAAAGCAGTTAACGAATTACTGATTAACTTGAAAAATATGAACCCTGAAGGTTATGCAAGTTGTTGCGAGGCATTGGCTACTGAGGATCTTAAGGGGGGGATTTCAGAAATCAATATTCCTGCATTAATTATCAGCGGGGATAAAGATCCTGTTACCACTATTAGTGATGCTCAGTATATGCAGTCCCAAATTAAAGGGTCTCAACTACAAGAGGTGCCTGCTTCGCACATTTCAAACATTGAAGCAGAAACTGAATTCAATCAAGTAATCAAGCAATTTTTTGCAAATCAAATCAAACACAAATTGGAGACATAA
- a CDS encoding porin, translated as MKKIITAAGLAAVCASGVQAQSSVTVYGIIDAGYVGGNSRVVSPTTGAETKTTVSQFGQNAESSSRIGLKGIEDLGGGSSAFFTTEFQIYPQDANLGGNANNGLFNRQSFVGLKKNGIGQAALGLQYTPIFNAGLATDPGNFNNLTGNVIYASAQGIASASAGTSYIGFTARTANTLSFKTDSIAGFTASGIYTLNNKNETQTTSGATITGGFSLGGSYESLAAPRYISVTLSNAYKSLKRHCGATKCEMVAPNIHWF; from the coding sequence ATGAAAAAGATTATTACAGCGGCGGGCTTAGCAGCTGTTTGTGCAAGCGGCGTACAAGCACAATCAAGTGTAACGGTGTATGGAATTATTGATGCGGGTTATGTAGGCGGCAACTCAAGAGTAGTCAGCCCCACAACAGGCGCAGAAACAAAGACAACAGTAAGTCAATTTGGTCAGAATGCAGAGAGCTCTAGTCGTATTGGTCTAAAAGGAATTGAAGACTTGGGTGGTGGATCATCCGCATTTTTCACAACAGAATTTCAAATTTATCCTCAAGATGCAAACTTAGGTGGCAATGCAAATAATGGCTTATTTAATCGACAGTCATTCGTTGGTCTAAAAAAGAATGGTATTGGACAAGCGGCACTTGGTTTGCAATACACGCCAATTTTTAACGCAGGGTTAGCAACGGATCCAGGTAACTTTAACAACCTGACTGGTAACGTCATATACGCAAGTGCGCAGGGAATTGCGAGTGCAAGCGCTGGAACTAGCTACATTGGTTTTACAGCTCGCACGGCAAATACATTGTCATTTAAAACCGATTCAATTGCTGGGTTTACCGCAAGCGGTATCTATACTTTAAATAATAAAAACGAAACACAAACAACATCAGGGGCAACCATTACGGGTGGTTTTTCTTTGGGCGGCAGCTACGAATCGTTAGCTGCCCCTCGCTATATAAGCGTTACTTTAAGTAACGCTTATAAATCTCTCAAAAGGCACTGTGGAGCAACGAAGTGTGAAATGGTTGCTCCAAATATTCATTGGTTTTGA
- a CDS encoding 3-oxoacid CoA-transferase subunit B: protein MAYQRLTREQIVQRVAQDIPEGSYVNLGIGLPTKIANYLDVDKEIFLQSENGVLGMGPAPAKGDEDPDLINAGKEFITLLKGGSYFHHGDSFTMMRGGHIDICVLGAFQVAQNGDLANWHTGSPDAIPAVGGAMDLAIGARNVFVTMEHVTKNGEAKIVEKCTYPLTGMGCVNRIYTDLAVIDVTPNGLVVSEMVPGLTLGELQKLTDAPLSIAQS, encoded by the coding sequence ATGGCATACCAACGTTTAACTAGAGAGCAAATTGTTCAAAGAGTGGCTCAAGATATTCCGGAGGGCTCTTACGTAAATTTAGGTATTGGGTTGCCTACAAAAATCGCTAATTACCTTGATGTTGATAAAGAGATATTTTTGCAAAGCGAGAATGGGGTTCTTGGCATGGGTCCAGCTCCAGCTAAGGGAGACGAAGATCCTGATTTGATCAATGCGGGGAAGGAATTTATCACCCTATTAAAGGGCGGCTCCTATTTCCATCATGGCGATTCATTCACGATGATGCGCGGTGGACATATTGATATCTGTGTATTGGGCGCTTTCCAGGTTGCTCAAAATGGTGATCTAGCAAATTGGCACACTGGTTCGCCAGATGCGATTCCCGCTGTAGGTGGAGCAATGGATTTAGCAATTGGCGCAAGAAATGTATTTGTAACGATGGAGCATGTCACCAAGAATGGTGAGGCAAAGATTGTTGAAAAATGCACATACCCACTTACCGGTATGGGTTGCGTAAATCGCATTTATACAGATCTTGCTGTTATCGATGTCACACCAAACGGTTTGGTTGTGAGTGAAATGGTTCCTGGGCTCACCTTGGGCGAGCTGCAAAAACTAACTGACGCACCTTTATCTATAGCTCAATCATGA
- a CDS encoding YceI family protein, with amino-acid sequence MNFFYICALLLTLMASSVQAAEIYITDPEHTFVSFSYKHLAYSIQTSRFDKVNGTITLNDQMDGGTIDIGIETGSISTGSDTFNKLLRSEDYFNSEKFPVAKFTSDKVTFNNQAITSLTGELTIKGITKPINIEVSNFACSRNLITLKYMCGANASAKLIRSEFNLGKYVPFVGDEISLNIVIEASRE; translated from the coding sequence ATGAACTTTTTTTATATATGTGCCCTACTGCTGACCTTGATGGCTTCCTCGGTACAAGCAGCAGAAATTTATATTACCGACCCTGAGCACACCTTTGTTAGCTTTAGCTACAAACATTTAGCTTACTCGATTCAAACTAGTCGTTTTGATAAGGTGAATGGAACTATTACACTCAATGATCAAATGGATGGGGGCACTATAGATATTGGCATTGAGACTGGCTCAATTAGCACAGGCTCCGATACTTTTAATAAGTTACTTAGAAGCGAAGATTACTTTAATTCTGAAAAATTTCCTGTAGCCAAATTCACCTCTGATAAGGTTACATTCAATAATCAGGCTATTACATCGCTCACTGGCGAGCTGACCATTAAAGGCATTACCAAGCCTATTAATATTGAAGTAAGTAACTTTGCTTGCAGTCGTAACTTGATTACTTTGAAATATATGTGTGGCGCCAACGCAAGCGCGAAGTTAATTCGCTCAGAGTTTAATCTAGGAAAATATGTGCCATTTGTTGGCGATGAAATAAGCTTAAATATAGTGATTGAAGCGTCAAGAGAATAG